One window from the genome of Streptomyces cadmiisoli encodes:
- a CDS encoding (2Fe-2S) ferredoxin domain-containing protein translates to MPGKPSPVGSLPCRFVVCRDCCCGSPKVSGVDHARQTARLAEEAPVRVSDCLDVCDHANVIVVQPSSEGRAAGGRPAWFGLVNDSAATEDIAAWVRVGGPGVAALPDILELYAFTPPRRARSGPLTDAG, encoded by the coding sequence ATGCCCGGAAAGCCGTCGCCGGTCGGCTCCTTGCCGTGCCGGTTCGTGGTGTGCCGCGACTGTTGCTGCGGCAGCCCCAAGGTGAGCGGTGTGGACCACGCGCGGCAGACCGCGCGGCTCGCCGAGGAGGCGCCGGTCCGCGTCTCCGACTGCCTCGACGTGTGCGACCACGCGAACGTCATCGTCGTACAGCCCTCCTCCGAGGGGCGCGCGGCGGGCGGACGGCCCGCCTGGTTCGGCCTCGTCAACGACAGCGCCGCCACCGAGGACATCGCCGCCTGGGTACGGGTCGGCGGACCGGGCGTCGCCGCGCTGCCGGACATCCTGGAGCTCTACGCCTTCACCCCACCCCGGCGGGCCCGCTCCGGGCCGCTCACCGACGCAGGCTGA